One Streptomyces sp. NBC_00554 DNA segment encodes these proteins:
- a CDS encoding YbaK/EbsC family protein: protein MTTAEENAAHPRFAEALRELGLDDLIPQVRRFPDATRTAAEAAAAIGCDLSQICKSLIFAADGVPVLVLMDGASRVDVELVRRELGAEKVTRAKVDLVRETTGYAIGGVPPFGHASKTRVLADRSLLDHETVWAAAGTPYAVFPMDPKTLIAHAGGTLVDVREQTQ from the coding sequence ATGACCACAGCCGAAGAGAACGCCGCCCACCCCCGCTTCGCCGAAGCCCTGCGCGAGCTGGGCCTCGACGACCTGATCCCGCAGGTCCGGCGCTTCCCGGACGCGACCCGCACCGCCGCCGAGGCCGCCGCAGCGATCGGCTGCGACCTCAGCCAGATCTGCAAGTCGCTGATCTTCGCGGCGGACGGCGTCCCGGTACTGGTCCTGATGGACGGCGCGTCCCGGGTCGATGTAGAGCTCGTACGGCGCGAGTTGGGCGCCGAGAAGGTGACGCGCGCGAAGGTGGACCTGGTGCGGGAGACGACGGGGTACGCGATCGGCGGCGTACCTCCCTTCGGGCACGCCTCCAAGACCCGTGTCCTGGCGGACCGTTCACTGCTCGACCACGAAACGGTGTGGGCCGCCGCGGGCACCCCGTACGCCGTCTTCCCGATGGACCCCAAGACCCTGATCGCCCACGCGG
- a CDS encoding RNA-guided endonuclease InsQ/TnpB family protein, with protein MQLRYSFRLYPDIAQAAALARAFGCARVVFNDAVRAREDARQAGGAFPKAAELSRKLITEAKQTDARSWLGKVSAVVLQQSLRDVEAAYRNFFASLKGERKGPKSGAPRFKSRKDNRQSIRFTTNARWSITDSGRLSLPKVGAVTVKWSRTLPARPSSVTVIKDAAGRYFASFVIDTDPHADAARMPDTDQAIGIDLGLTHFAVLSNGTKVDSPRFLRRAEKKLKRAQRKLSRKQKGSRNREKARLKVARAHAQVADARREFHHQLSTRLIRDNQAIGVEDLAVKGLARTRLAKSVHDAGWAQFVHMLEYKAIRYGRSLVKIGRFTPTSQVCSECGAKDGPKPLHIRTWTCAACGAVHDRDHNAAKNVKTAAGLAVTACGAQVRPGLVLAQRKETGSHGFPPEPRAA; from the coding sequence ATGCAGCTTCGGTACAGCTTCCGCCTGTACCCGGACATCGCCCAGGCAGCGGCTCTGGCGAGGGCGTTCGGGTGCGCCCGCGTCGTATTCAACGACGCCGTGCGCGCCCGTGAAGACGCCCGCCAGGCGGGCGGGGCATTTCCGAAGGCGGCCGAGCTGTCCAGGAAGCTGATCACCGAGGCGAAACAGACCGACGCACGGTCCTGGCTGGGCAAGGTCTCCGCCGTCGTGCTCCAGCAGTCCCTGCGCGACGTAGAGGCCGCCTACAGAAACTTCTTCGCCTCCCTCAAGGGCGAACGCAAGGGCCCGAAGAGCGGCGCTCCCCGGTTCAAGTCCCGCAAGGACAACCGGCAGTCGATCCGCTTCACGACCAATGCCCGCTGGTCGATCACCGATTCCGGGAGGCTGAGTCTGCCCAAGGTCGGCGCGGTGACAGTGAAGTGGTCCCGCACCCTGCCCGCACGGCCCTCCTCGGTCACCGTGATCAAGGACGCGGCCGGACGGTACTTCGCCTCCTTCGTCATCGACACCGACCCGCACGCCGACGCCGCACGGATGCCCGACACCGACCAGGCCATCGGCATCGACCTGGGCCTCACGCACTTCGCCGTCCTGTCCAACGGCACGAAGGTCGACTCCCCGCGGTTCCTGCGCCGCGCGGAGAAGAAACTGAAGAGAGCCCAGCGCAAACTGTCCCGCAAGCAGAAGGGGTCCAGGAACCGCGAGAAGGCCCGCCTCAAGGTCGCCCGCGCGCATGCACAAGTGGCCGACGCCCGCCGTGAGTTCCATCACCAGCTCTCCACCCGGCTGATCCGCGACAACCAAGCGATCGGTGTGGAGGACCTGGCGGTCAAAGGACTGGCGCGCACCAGGCTGGCGAAGAGTGTGCACGATGCGGGCTGGGCGCAGTTCGTGCACATGCTGGAGTACAAAGCGATCAGGTACGGGCGGTCCCTGGTGAAGATCGGCCGGTTCACTCCGACCAGCCAGGTCTGCTCGGAGTGCGGGGCCAAGGACGGTCCCAAGCCCCTGCACATCCGGACCTGGACCTGTGCCGCCTGCGGTGCGGTCCATGACCGGGACCACAACGCCGCGAAAAACGTGAAAACGGCCGCCGGACTGGCGGTTACAGCCTGTGGAGCGCAGGTCAGACCAGGACTCGTCCTGGCACAGCGCAAGGAAACAGGAAGCCACGGATTCCCACCCGAACCCCGTGCCGCCTAG
- the tnpA gene encoding IS200/IS605 family transposase: MGENRKIRTGRHCVFVMHVHLVFVTKFQHEVFTDAHLARLEEIMRSVCADFECELVEFKGGDNHVHLQVNFPPKIAVTKLVNSLKGVSSRRLRQEFPDLVRHYWRANKLWSGSYFAGTVGGAPLSVVRQYIEQQNRPV, encoded by the coding sequence ATGGGCGAGAATCGGAAGATCAGAACTGGTCGGCACTGTGTTTTCGTGATGCATGTCCACTTGGTCTTCGTGACCAAGTTCCAGCATGAAGTGTTCACCGATGCCCATCTGGCGCGGCTGGAGGAGATCATGCGGTCGGTGTGCGCGGACTTCGAGTGCGAGCTGGTGGAGTTCAAAGGCGGGGACAACCACGTCCACCTCCAGGTGAACTTCCCGCCCAAAATCGCCGTGACCAAGCTCGTCAACTCACTCAAGGGCGTGTCCTCCCGCCGTCTGCGCCAGGAGTTCCCCGACCTGGTACGCCACTACTGGCGGGCCAACAAACTCTGGTCCGGCTCCTACTTCGCCGGAACCGTCGGTGGCGCCCCACTCTCCGTGGTCAGGCAGTACATCGAGCAGCAGAACCGGCCGGTGTGA
- a CDS encoding penicillin-binding transpeptidase domain-containing protein, translating into MGNRRRVAERKSKKPKPAVLGGVIAVVVAGGAFGAYGLYGGDAAAEGRTSTAADQKAVKTGPLSATEVTTAATKFLTAWQSGAVATAAAATDDSAAAKTLLTGYTKDAHITGVTLTSGTRSGAVVPFSVKGTVTYKGTSKPLSYESKLTVVRRAKDGVPLVSWKPSVVHPDLQDGDKLVTGESGTPPITALDKHGGELTTAKYPSLGTVLDGLREKYGKTAGGKAGIELQVIRKAAAKGEEKTPDKSLLTLSKGTPGTVKTTLSPTLQAAAEKEVAKKAKSSVVLMVPSTGEILAVANQSHGFNTAFQGSLAPGSTMKVITASLLIDQDLASADKQHVCPKTFTYGHWKFHNDDDFEIKNGTFKASFARSCNTAFISQAPELENDSLTKQAQQVFGLGMNNWAIGVPSFDGAVPVQSAAQMAASLIGQGGVRMNPLNMASVASTVAAGAFHQPYLVAPSVDDRKLATASRTLSADTLSQLRELMQYTAAYGTAAEAMSGLGPDYGAKTGSAEVDGQDKPNGWFTAYKGDLAAAGVVQQGGHGGDTAGPIVAALLKAAS; encoded by the coding sequence GTGGGCAACAGAAGACGTGTCGCCGAGCGCAAGAGCAAGAAGCCGAAGCCGGCCGTCCTCGGCGGAGTGATCGCCGTGGTCGTCGCCGGCGGGGCGTTCGGCGCCTACGGCCTGTACGGCGGTGACGCGGCGGCCGAGGGCAGGACGTCGACGGCTGCCGACCAGAAGGCCGTGAAGACCGGCCCGCTGTCGGCCACCGAGGTGACCACCGCGGCCACCAAGTTCCTCACCGCCTGGCAGAGCGGTGCGGTCGCGACCGCGGCCGCCGCCACGGACGACTCGGCCGCCGCGAAGACCCTGCTGACCGGCTACACCAAGGACGCCCACATCACCGGCGTGACCCTGACGAGCGGCACACGGTCGGGGGCCGTCGTCCCGTTCTCCGTCAAGGGCACCGTCACCTACAAGGGCACCAGCAAGCCGCTCTCGTACGAGTCGAAGCTGACGGTCGTACGACGGGCCAAGGACGGTGTTCCGCTGGTGAGCTGGAAGCCGTCCGTCGTGCACCCGGACCTCCAGGACGGCGACAAGCTGGTCACCGGCGAGTCCGGTACGCCCCCGATCACGGCCCTCGACAAGCACGGCGGCGAGCTGACCACGGCCAAGTACCCGTCCCTGGGCACGGTGTTGGACGGGCTGCGCGAGAAGTACGGCAAGACGGCGGGCGGCAAGGCGGGCATCGAGCTCCAGGTGATCCGCAAGGCGGCGGCGAAGGGCGAGGAGAAGACCCCCGACAAGTCGCTGCTGACGCTCAGCAAGGGCACGCCGGGGACCGTGAAGACGACGCTCAGCCCGACCCTCCAGGCCGCCGCCGAGAAGGAAGTGGCCAAGAAGGCCAAGTCGTCGGTGGTCCTGATGGTCCCGTCGACCGGCGAGATCCTCGCGGTCGCCAACCAGAGCCACGGCTTCAACACCGCCTTCCAGGGCTCCCTCGCCCCCGGCTCCACGATGAAGGTCATCACGGCGTCGCTGCTCATCGACCAGGACCTCGCCTCGGCCGACAAGCAGCACGTGTGCCCCAAGACGTTCACGTACGGTCACTGGAAGTTCCACAACGACGACGACTTCGAGATCAAGAACGGCACGTTCAAGGCGAGCTTCGCGCGCTCCTGCAACACCGCCTTCATCAGCCAGGCCCCCGAGCTGGAGAACGACAGCCTCACCAAGCAGGCCCAGCAGGTCTTCGGTCTCGGCATGAACAACTGGGCTATCGGCGTGCCGTCCTTCGACGGCGCGGTGCCCGTGCAGTCCGCGGCGCAGATGGCGGCCTCGCTGATCGGCCAGGGCGGGGTCCGCATGAACCCGCTGAACATGGCGTCGGTCGCCTCCACGGTGGCGGCGGGTGCGTTCCACCAGCCGTACCTGGTGGCGCCGTCGGTGGACGACCGCAAGCTGGCCACGGCTTCCCGCACCCTGTCGGCGGACACCCTCTCCCAGCTCCGCGAACTCATGCAGTACACCGCCGCGTACGGCACCGCCGCCGAGGCGATGTCCGGCCTCGGCCCCGACTACGGCGCGAAGACCGGCTCCGCCGAGGTAGACGGCCAGGACAAGCCCAACGGCTGGTTCACCGCGTACAAGGGCGACTTGGCGGCAGCGGGGGTCGTACAGCAGGGCGGGCACGGGGGCGACACGGCGGGGCCGATCGTGGCGGCGCTACTCAAGGCCGCGAGTTAG
- a CDS encoding penicillin-binding transpeptidase domain-containing protein, producing MRKGAKAAIVGSVFAVMVGGAGYGAYNVVTAISGDEGTSGSSGPAAVKTGPPSADEVKEASEKFFAAWEKGDAVTAAALTNNDADADPVLSSYSGAGHIAKVQITPGTPSGASVPFSVKATVSFDGKSKPLSYDSELTVVRGLTTGKALVDWKPSVVHPELAKGDTFVTGEAANPPIEAVDRNNVVLTAEKYPSLGPILDELRGKYGESAGGTAGVELTIRHEDENAGDTTLLTLAKGEPGKLRTTLSASVQAAAEKAVKEYDQSSLVAVKPSTGEVLAVANNRKDAFNAAFLGRVAPGSTMKIITAAMLIDNGVASMNGPAPCTQTAIWQSQTFKNLTNMQPNENATLLNDFMRSCNTGFINLIDGTEANPLTDESLTTEAQSRFGLGQDNWKTGIASFDGSVPASGGPDRAANAIGQGQVQMNPLNLASVTATAMTGTFRQPVLVSPELDDRRLATAKGLPSNTVSQLRSMMNATAVSGTAAKAMAGVGGGSIGAKTGSAEIDGKAVSDSWFTGYRNDIAAAALVQGGGHGGDAAGPIVAAVLRTGG from the coding sequence ATGCGCAAGGGGGCGAAGGCCGCCATCGTCGGCAGCGTGTTCGCGGTGATGGTGGGGGGTGCCGGGTACGGCGCCTACAACGTGGTGACCGCGATCAGCGGGGACGAGGGGACCAGCGGGTCGTCCGGGCCGGCGGCGGTGAAGACCGGGCCGCCGAGTGCCGACGAGGTCAAAGAGGCGTCGGAGAAGTTCTTCGCGGCCTGGGAAAAGGGCGACGCGGTGACGGCGGCGGCGCTCACGAACAACGACGCGGACGCGGACCCGGTGCTGAGCAGCTACAGCGGCGCCGGGCACATAGCCAAGGTGCAGATCACGCCGGGCACGCCGTCCGGTGCGTCCGTGCCGTTCTCGGTCAAGGCGACGGTGTCGTTCGACGGAAAGAGCAAGCCGCTCTCGTACGACTCCGAACTGACCGTCGTACGCGGGCTCACCACCGGGAAGGCGCTGGTCGACTGGAAGCCGTCCGTCGTCCATCCCGAGCTGGCGAAGGGCGACACGTTCGTCACGGGCGAGGCGGCGAACCCGCCGATCGAGGCCGTGGACCGGAACAACGTTGTCCTGACCGCCGAGAAGTACCCGTCGCTCGGCCCGATCCTGGACGAACTGCGCGGAAAGTACGGCGAGTCCGCGGGCGGCACGGCCGGTGTCGAGCTGACGATCCGGCACGAGGACGAGAACGCGGGCGACACCACGCTCCTGACCCTCGCCAAGGGCGAGCCGGGCAAGCTGCGGACGACGCTCAGCGCGAGCGTGCAGGCGGCGGCCGAGAAGGCGGTCAAGGAGTACGACCAGTCGTCCCTGGTCGCCGTGAAGCCGAGCACCGGTGAGGTGCTTGCAGTCGCCAACAACCGCAAGGACGCCTTCAACGCGGCCTTCCTCGGCAGGGTGGCACCCGGCTCCACGATGAAGATCATCACCGCGGCGATGCTCATAGACAACGGCGTGGCCTCGATGAACGGCCCGGCGCCCTGTACGCAGACCGCGATCTGGCAGAGCCAGACCTTCAAGAACCTCACCAACATGCAGCCCAACGAGAACGCGACCCTCCTCAACGACTTCATGCGGTCCTGCAACACCGGCTTCATCAATCTCATCGACGGCACCGAGGCGAACCCGCTCACCGACGAGTCGCTGACGACCGAGGCGCAGAGCCGGTTCGGCCTGGGCCAGGACAACTGGAAGACCGGTATCGCGTCCTTCGACGGCAGCGTCCCCGCCTCCGGCGGCCCGGACCGCGCGGCGAACGCGATCGGCCAGGGCCAGGTCCAGATGAACCCACTGAACCTGGCCTCGGTGACGGCGACCGCCATGACCGGCACCTTCCGGCAGCCGGTCCTCGTGTCGCCCGAGCTCGACGACCGCCGGCTGGCCACCGCCAAGGGGCTGCCCTCGAACACGGTCTCGCAGCTCCGCTCGATGATGAACGCCACCGCGGTCAGCGGCACCGCCGCCAAGGCCATGGCCGGGGTCGGCGGCGGCAGCATCGGCGCCAAGACCGGCTCCGCCGAGATCGACGGCAAGGCCGTGTCCGACAGCTGGTTCACCGGCTACCGCAACGACATCGCGGCCGCCGCGCTGGTCCAGGGAGGCGGCCACGGAGGAGACGCGGCCGGTCCGATCGTCGCAGCTGTGCTACGAACTGGTGGCTGA
- a CDS encoding tyrosine-type recombinase/integrase has product MAGHIQDRWFKTETDANGKTVKAKSDRYGTGMRYRARYVGPDGTEKSKSFRDKEKRLADQWLAHIEVDMARGQYVDPRQARTTFRQYAERWVKTHTGEINSREAAERRLRLHAYPHIGTRPLGSFKPEHIRDWIAALESTVPAGSHRRIIVGTVSAALSAAVDDGLLAKNPCRARTVQLPKPGKPRVTPWTASQAFDVRAALERRFRAAVDPGAGCGLRQGEIFGLSEDELDYEGGWLAVGHQLKRIRGKYVFALPKGGKVRDVPLPKAVGAALREHSKEFPSVDVTLPWRTPDGPLVTKRLLFSGVEGDHVRVSNFNDHHWKAALAAAGIIPARKAGERYASAPEDGMHALRHFYASVLLDAGENIRALSQYLGHSDPGFTLRTYTHLMPNSEGRTRKAVDSLYLASTPQDHGPEAAQAA; this is encoded by the coding sequence ATGGCAGGCCACATCCAAGACCGCTGGTTCAAGACCGAGACCGACGCCAACGGCAAGACCGTCAAGGCCAAGTCCGACCGCTACGGCACGGGCATGCGCTACCGCGCTCGTTACGTCGGCCCCGACGGCACCGAGAAGAGCAAGTCATTCCGCGACAAGGAGAAGCGCCTCGCTGACCAGTGGCTCGCTCACATCGAGGTCGACATGGCGCGCGGTCAGTACGTCGACCCGCGCCAGGCTCGGACCACCTTCCGGCAGTACGCGGAACGCTGGGTCAAGACGCACACGGGTGAGATCAACAGCCGTGAGGCAGCCGAGCGACGGCTTCGGCTGCACGCGTACCCGCACATCGGGACACGCCCGCTCGGATCGTTCAAGCCCGAGCACATCCGCGACTGGATCGCGGCTCTGGAGAGCACAGTGCCGGCGGGGTCGCACCGCCGCATCATCGTCGGAACGGTCTCGGCAGCACTGAGCGCGGCCGTCGATGACGGGCTACTCGCCAAGAATCCCTGCCGCGCGCGGACGGTGCAGCTCCCGAAGCCGGGCAAGCCGCGCGTGACTCCTTGGACCGCATCTCAAGCCTTCGATGTGCGTGCCGCACTCGAACGGCGCTTCCGAGCCGCTGTGGACCCCGGCGCTGGATGCGGTCTGAGGCAAGGCGAGATCTTCGGCCTGTCGGAGGACGAACTCGACTACGAGGGCGGTTGGCTGGCCGTCGGCCATCAGCTCAAACGCATCCGTGGCAAGTACGTCTTCGCGCTGCCGAAGGGCGGCAAGGTCCGTGACGTGCCGCTCCCGAAGGCCGTGGGCGCCGCGCTCCGGGAGCACTCCAAGGAGTTCCCCTCAGTGGACGTGACGCTTCCCTGGCGTACGCCGGACGGCCCGCTCGTGACGAAACGACTCCTGTTCAGCGGCGTCGAAGGCGACCACGTCCGCGTGAGCAACTTCAATGACCACCATTGGAAGGCCGCTCTAGCTGCCGCAGGGATCATCCCGGCACGGAAGGCGGGCGAACGGTACGCGTCGGCCCCCGAGGACGGCATGCACGCACTCAGGCACTTCTACGCGTCGGTGCTGCTGGACGCAGGCGAGAACATCCGTGCCTTGAGTCAGTACCTCGGCCACAGCGATCCGGGGTTCACGCTCCGGACGTACACGCACCTGATGCCGAACAGCGAGGGACGTACGCGAAAGGCCGTCGACAGCCTCTATCTGGCGTCCACTCCACAAGATCACGGCCCAGAGGCGGCCCAAGCAGCCTGA
- a CDS encoding helix-turn-helix domain-containing protein, whose translation MSTAREQPDPRATLRAGLPDRYLTPDDIAEIFEVPKETVYQWRKKRLGPPGFRIGKYIRYDPADVLAHVAERKSTDQDAA comes from the coding sequence ATGAGCACCGCACGTGAACAGCCGGACCCGCGCGCCACGCTCCGCGCCGGGCTGCCTGACCGCTACCTCACCCCCGACGACATCGCCGAGATCTTCGAAGTGCCCAAAGAGACCGTCTACCAGTGGCGCAAGAAGCGCCTCGGTCCGCCCGGATTCCGCATCGGAAAGTACATCCGTTACGACCCCGCCGACGTGCTCGCCCACGTAGCCGAGCGCAAGAGCACCGACCAAGACGCCGCCTAA
- a CDS encoding ATP-binding protein, which produces MSEDDKTPARAIITDYAQSHFRYFRTPDGTVYAQKNGHPVARPIRSQGTTGSHRQELMVGLYKDGRGAFNGSALKEALDLIEALALSEDVQPVHIRVAPGYDGATWLDLGRDDGQSVRIHPSGWDILTPNPQEVCWRRTQLTGELPLPVKDTAGKGIDLLMRLCNFANAETECLAIAWLIGCLGPSVPVPAPFLTGPQGAGKSTGGRMLTRIIEGMSGDLRRAPKDEESLIAAVAAGWVTALDNLSHVTPDLSDAMCCIVTGAESVKRALFTDGDVFRVGYRRPLLLTGIDVGVIRPDLADRLLPLRLERPKVRRTEAELWADYAEVLPIVLGSLLDLTVKVRAVEAETPTDLRMADFAHLCAQFDAATGLGALPAYRASLDDLNDDVIEGDLLAQTVLRHADTIEPGTAQQMTSTEWLSCLSRLYSGDDCRPLPKGWPTTGKVLSDRLKRLQPTLAARGVLVDAGRTKAGRYLEMTRTLPPAPHEQARAF; this is translated from the coding sequence ATGTCCGAGGACGACAAGACTCCCGCCCGCGCGATCATCACCGACTACGCGCAGTCTCACTTCCGGTACTTCCGCACCCCCGACGGGACCGTGTACGCGCAGAAGAACGGCCACCCCGTGGCCCGCCCGATCCGCTCCCAGGGCACCACGGGCAGCCACCGCCAGGAACTCATGGTCGGCCTGTACAAGGACGGTCGCGGCGCGTTCAACGGGTCCGCCCTCAAAGAGGCACTGGACCTGATCGAAGCACTCGCCCTGTCCGAGGACGTACAGCCCGTGCACATCCGCGTCGCTCCGGGATACGACGGGGCGACGTGGCTGGACTTGGGCCGTGATGACGGGCAGTCCGTCCGCATCCACCCGAGCGGCTGGGACATCCTCACCCCCAACCCGCAAGAGGTCTGCTGGCGACGCACACAGCTCACCGGCGAACTGCCCCTGCCGGTCAAGGACACCGCCGGCAAGGGCATCGACCTGCTGATGCGGCTGTGCAACTTCGCCAACGCCGAGACCGAATGCCTGGCCATCGCGTGGCTGATCGGCTGCCTCGGGCCGTCCGTGCCCGTGCCCGCGCCGTTCCTCACTGGACCGCAGGGGGCGGGCAAGTCCACCGGAGGCCGGATGCTCACCAGGATCATCGAGGGCATGAGCGGTGACCTGCGCCGGGCACCGAAGGATGAGGAAAGCCTGATCGCAGCGGTAGCGGCGGGATGGGTCACCGCGCTCGACAACCTCTCCCACGTGACGCCAGACCTGTCCGACGCCATGTGCTGCATCGTCACCGGCGCCGAGAGCGTCAAGCGGGCCCTGTTCACCGACGGGGACGTGTTCCGCGTCGGCTACCGCCGGCCACTACTCCTCACCGGCATCGACGTCGGAGTCATCCGCCCCGACCTCGCCGACAGGCTCCTACCGCTCCGGTTGGAGCGACCCAAAGTCCGGCGCACCGAGGCCGAACTGTGGGCGGACTACGCGGAAGTGCTGCCCATCGTCCTCGGCTCGCTCCTCGACCTGACGGTCAAGGTCCGCGCCGTGGAGGCGGAGACACCCACCGACCTGCGGATGGCGGACTTCGCCCACCTGTGCGCGCAGTTCGACGCCGCGACCGGCCTGGGGGCGCTCCCCGCCTACCGGGCCAGTCTGGACGACCTCAACGACGACGTCATCGAAGGCGACCTCCTCGCACAGACCGTCCTCCGCCACGCCGACACCATCGAACCGGGCACGGCACAGCAGATGACGTCCACGGAGTGGCTGTCCTGCCTCAGCCGCCTCTACAGCGGCGACGACTGCCGCCCCCTGCCCAAGGGGTGGCCGACCACCGGCAAAGTCCTCTCGGACCGGCTCAAGCGCCTCCAACCCACCCTGGCGGCCCGGGGTGTGCTCGTCGACGCGGGTCGCACCAAGGCGGGCCGCTACCTCGAAATGACCCGCACGCTCCCCCCGGCCCCTCACGAGCAAGCACGGGCGTTCTGA
- a CDS encoding bifunctional DNA primase/polymerase has product MTQPTDTRRARGLRPRVKDHLSTALHLAQAGVPPLPLRAGKVPFGNCPTCAQNACGGRPNMKTPGPCTCPAPCHGWAAATTDPNIVNSPTWQRAWRDAAAVAYHPGGAGLTIVDLDSAEAIAWARASLPATRTVPTTRGEHWLYRGAMQSANGVRPGVDIKSTMAYARWLGPGTGTMTALPDVVRALTAKEPAPRPASVTVPALAGGGECPHRAPTYLDRGIAMAEQRITEARQAVHATVYRTFLAVLSTHGRCGCLTEAHTARLFTAAQAKGESPRHCTDAWTNALTTLGL; this is encoded by the coding sequence ATGACCCAACCCACTGACACCCGGCGAGCCCGCGGCTTAAGGCCACGCGTGAAGGATCACCTGAGCACCGCGCTGCACCTGGCCCAAGCCGGTGTACCGCCGCTGCCGCTGCGGGCAGGGAAGGTGCCGTTCGGCAACTGCCCGACGTGCGCGCAGAACGCGTGCGGTGGCCGGCCGAACATGAAGACCCCAGGCCCTTGCACCTGCCCGGCGCCCTGCCACGGCTGGGCCGCCGCAACCACCGATCCGAACATCGTCAACTCGCCTACGTGGCAGCGGGCTTGGCGAGATGCGGCGGCGGTGGCCTATCACCCCGGAGGCGCCGGTCTCACCATTGTGGATCTCGACAGCGCGGAAGCCATCGCGTGGGCCCGCGCAAGTCTGCCCGCCACCCGGACCGTGCCAACGACCCGGGGTGAGCACTGGCTCTACCGAGGCGCGATGCAGTCCGCCAACGGCGTACGGCCCGGCGTGGATATCAAGTCGACCATGGCCTACGCCCGTTGGCTCGGACCCGGCACCGGCACCATGACGGCGCTCCCGGACGTCGTGCGCGCGCTGACCGCGAAGGAGCCGGCCCCCCGTCCGGCGTCCGTCACGGTGCCCGCACTGGCCGGCGGCGGCGAGTGTCCGCACCGCGCGCCGACCTACCTGGACCGTGGCATTGCCATGGCGGAACAGCGCATCACCGAGGCCCGGCAGGCGGTGCACGCCACGGTCTACCGGACGTTCCTCGCGGTGCTGTCCACGCACGGCCGGTGCGGCTGCCTCACCGAGGCACACACCGCGCGGCTGTTCACCGCCGCGCAGGCCAAGGGCGAATCGCCCCGGCACTGCACCGACGCGTGGACCAACGCCCTGACCACGTTGGGACTGTGA